In a single window of the Mesorhizobium shangrilense genome:
- a CDS encoding RNA pyrophosphohydrolase, which produces MTKSRKRIDPESLPYRPCVGIMVLNSQGLVWCGRRIAEPDSEFENTEMRWQMPQGGIDDGEDPLEAARRELYEETGMRSVALIGEAARWINYDLPAHLVGVAFKGRYRGQTQKWFAFRFEGDEGEIQIDPPPGGHKPEFDNWAWTEMNDLPGLIVPFKRAVYEQVVAEFVHLTAGTPR; this is translated from the coding sequence ATGACAAAGTCCCGGAAGAGGATCGATCCCGAGAGCCTGCCCTATCGCCCCTGCGTCGGCATCATGGTGCTGAACAGCCAGGGACTGGTCTGGTGCGGGCGGCGCATCGCCGAACCGGACAGCGAGTTCGAAAACACCGAGATGCGATGGCAGATGCCCCAGGGCGGCATCGATGACGGTGAGGATCCGCTCGAGGCGGCACGGCGCGAGCTATACGAGGAAACCGGCATGCGCTCGGTCGCGCTGATCGGCGAGGCTGCGCGATGGATAAATTACGACCTTCCGGCGCATCTCGTGGGTGTGGCGTTCAAGGGCAGGTATCGCGGACAGACCCAGAAGTGGTTCGCGTTCCGCTTCGAGGGCGACGAGGGCGAGATCCAGATCGATCCGCCGCCCGGTGGACACAAGCCGGAATTCGACAACTGGGCCTGGACCGAAATGAACGATCTTCCCGGCTTGATCGTACCTTTCAAGCGCGCGGTGTATGAGCAGGTCGTCGCCGAATTTGTTCATCTGACTGCTGGGACGCCGCGCTGA
- a CDS encoding divergent polysaccharide deacetylase family protein, with product MSLANKDLDRPLGQPTSPRPPRSPRFSLRMRPVLMAVAALAIVGISGVIAVQDRGFRNPSVVAIATPEAKEPSAAPGAAAAPPKKAGEAAAGRVTREDVQDGPSIIRVSPPDAAESSGQGVIVIRDPSAMGQDLRVAHLPDRALLSQSEAGALPVRAADGRRPFDVYARAWSGARGARVAIVIGGLGLSQTGTQAAIEQLPGEVTLAFAPQGNSLDRWMQAARRKGHELVMQVPLEPFDYPNVDPGRNTLTVAADADENARKLHASLARTTNYTGIMNYMGARFVADQSAMEPLMEELGERGLLYLDDGTSARSTAADLALKNRVPFAAADTTIDGARDRGSILKKLDELERIARAQGFALGVGSAFEDTVAAVTSWVAEAKKRGIEIVPVSAVATDPEQG from the coding sequence TTGTCGCTCGCGAACAAGGACCTCGATCGTCCGCTCGGCCAGCCGACATCACCCCGGCCGCCGCGTTCCCCACGCTTTTCCTTGCGGATGCGGCCCGTTCTGATGGCGGTGGCGGCGCTGGCGATTGTCGGCATCTCCGGCGTCATTGCCGTGCAGGACCGCGGCTTTCGCAATCCGTCGGTCGTCGCGATCGCCACGCCGGAGGCCAAGGAACCCTCCGCAGCGCCGGGCGCAGCTGCGGCTCCTCCCAAAAAAGCGGGTGAAGCTGCAGCCGGTCGCGTCACCAGGGAGGACGTCCAAGACGGTCCCTCTATCATCAGGGTATCGCCTCCCGACGCGGCCGAGAGTAGCGGGCAAGGAGTCATTGTCATCCGCGATCCATCCGCCATGGGGCAGGATCTGCGGGTCGCCCACCTGCCGGACCGGGCGCTCTTGTCACAGTCCGAGGCTGGCGCGCTCCCGGTGCGCGCCGCCGACGGACGGCGTCCGTTCGACGTCTATGCGCGTGCCTGGTCAGGCGCGCGAGGCGCCCGGGTGGCGATCGTCATCGGCGGGCTGGGATTGTCGCAGACAGGGACGCAGGCTGCCATCGAGCAACTGCCGGGGGAGGTGACGCTGGCGTTCGCTCCGCAAGGCAACAGCCTCGACCGATGGATGCAGGCGGCGCGTAGGAAGGGGCATGAACTCGTGATGCAGGTGCCGCTGGAGCCCTTCGACTATCCGAATGTCGATCCGGGCCGCAACACGCTGACCGTGGCGGCAGACGCGGACGAGAACGCCCGCAAACTTCACGCGTCGCTGGCGCGGACCACCAATTATACTGGCATCATGAACTATATGGGCGCACGCTTCGTCGCCGATCAGAGCGCCATGGAGCCGCTGATGGAGGAGCTTGGCGAGCGTGGGCTTCTCTACCTCGACGACGGCACCTCGGCGCGCAGCACGGCGGCTGACCTCGCACTCAAGAACCGCGTTCCATTTGCCGCCGCCGATACGACGATCGACGGCGCGCGCGACCGCGGCTCGATCCTGAAAAAACTCGATGAACTGGAGCGGATCGCCCGTGCGCAAGGCTTTGCCCTTGGCGTCGGCTCCGCATTCGAGGACACTGTCGCTGCGGTGACGTCCTGGGTTGCCGAGGCAAAGAAGCGCGGGATCGAGATCGTCCCCGTTTCCGCGGTGGCGACCGACCCCGAGCAAGGCTGA
- a CDS encoding NepR family anti-sigma factor — MTKPVGAGPNSLRRDRRAEPLGANSEIARKLKQYYDDLVSDDIPDRFAELLAQLEQAERPQGKD; from the coding sequence ATGACAAAACCAGTGGGCGCTGGCCCGAATTCACTACGGAGGGACAGGCGCGCCGAGCCATTGGGGGCCAACAGCGAGATAGCCCGGAAACTAAAGCAATATTACGACGATCTTGTCAGCGACGACATTCCCGATCGCTTTGCGGAACTGCTTGCTCAGCTCGAGCAGGCTGAACGGCCCCAAGGCAAGGATTGA
- a CDS encoding murein hydrolase activator EnvC family protein, which yields MTRQKPRLVLPIVLALALPAAGGVDVVRAEQPDLTASPDLTASIETRRQVGLAEYERVSREITLSSEKLAELAADIATVKKESVALTAALIQSAKTEKKFSEDIEEIEARLFTLKEQQAQAQQSLAAQRDVMADVLGALERMGLNPPPAILVRPEDALSSVRSAILLGAVVPELREQTDVLLADLQKVSRLAASIAAERDGLKEAVSAQLVEKRKLEILIEEKRRLRHESEASLAEERKRAAELALQAGSLKELVETLEAEAKKAQKQTPAPAPDAQTEQVAMPLPDANLLLGPAPFDTLRGQVATPVSGRFVKRFGKADDNGGVMLGDTVATQSDAIVTAPADGSVLYAGPFRSYGQLLILNVGSGYHVVLAGMSRINVAPGQSVLAGEPVGAMGDARVASADGSAIGNAGPELYIEFRKNGKPVDPAPWWASRLSGRTGNDT from the coding sequence ATGACGAGACAGAAGCCGAGGCTGGTTCTGCCGATCGTCCTGGCGCTGGCATTGCCAGCGGCGGGAGGGGTGGATGTCGTGCGGGCCGAACAACCCGATCTGACCGCCTCCCCCGATCTGACCGCCTCCATCGAAACCCGCCGTCAGGTGGGACTGGCGGAGTACGAGCGGGTGTCTCGCGAGATAACACTATCCAGCGAGAAGCTGGCCGAGCTTGCCGCCGACATCGCAACCGTCAAGAAGGAAAGCGTCGCGCTGACGGCGGCGCTGATCCAATCGGCCAAGACCGAGAAGAAGTTCTCAGAGGATATCGAGGAGATCGAGGCGCGCCTGTTCACCCTCAAGGAGCAGCAGGCGCAGGCCCAGCAGTCATTGGCCGCGCAGCGCGACGTGATGGCCGACGTGCTCGGCGCGCTGGAGCGGATGGGACTCAATCCGCCGCCCGCCATCCTGGTCCGGCCGGAGGACGCCCTCTCCTCTGTGCGTAGCGCCATCCTGCTAGGGGCGGTGGTGCCGGAGCTGCGGGAACAGACCGACGTGCTGCTGGCCGATCTCCAGAAGGTATCGCGGCTCGCCGCATCGATCGCGGCGGAACGCGACGGGCTCAAGGAGGCGGTCTCCGCCCAGCTCGTGGAGAAGCGCAAGCTGGAGATCCTGATCGAGGAGAAGCGGCGCCTGCGGCACGAGAGCGAGGCTTCGCTTGCGGAGGAACGCAAGAGAGCCGCCGAGCTGGCCCTCCAGGCCGGCAGCCTGAAAGAGCTGGTCGAAACGCTGGAAGCGGAAGCCAAGAAGGCGCAAAAGCAGACGCCTGCGCCCGCCCCCGACGCCCAGACCGAGCAGGTGGCGATGCCGCTGCCCGACGCCAATCTGCTACTCGGACCGGCGCCCTTCGATACGCTGCGGGGGCAGGTCGCAACCCCGGTTTCCGGCCGCTTCGTCAAGCGTTTCGGCAAGGCCGACGATAACGGCGGCGTGATGCTTGGCGACACGGTTGCGACACAATCCGACGCGATAGTCACCGCTCCGGCGGACGGTAGCGTACTTTATGCGGGGCCTTTCCGGTCTTATGGTCAACTCTTGATCCTGAACGTGGGCAGCGGCTATCATGTCGTGCTTGCCGGGATGAGCAGAATCAATGTTGCTCCGGGCCAGTCCGTCTTGGCGGGTGAGCCGGTCGGAGCAATGGGAGATGCCAGGGTGGCCAGCGCGGACGGGAGCGCGATTGGAAATGCCGGCCCGGAACTCTATATCGAGTTCCGGAAAAACGGGAAGCCAGTCGATCCGGCGCCTTGGTGGGCAAGTCGTCTTTCTGGAAGGACAGGAAATGATACGTAA
- the rsfS gene encoding ribosome silencing factor: MPSPAGMSRELDASQAIETVLASLEDSKAEDIVSIDIRRKSSLGDYMVVASGRSHRHVAAVAEHLIKALKDEGFGQARVEGLPSADWVLIDSGDVIVHVFRPEVREFYNIEKMWQAPDLEDETVH, translated from the coding sequence CTGCCTTCGCCGGCTGGGATGAGCCGCGAACTGGATGCGTCCCAAGCCATTGAAACGGTCCTGGCCAGTCTTGAAGACTCGAAGGCCGAAGATATCGTCTCCATCGACATCAGACGCAAATCGTCCCTGGGCGACTACATGGTCGTGGCCTCCGGGCGATCCCATCGTCATGTCGCGGCCGTGGCCGAGCACCTGATCAAGGCTCTCAAGGATGAGGGTTTTGGGCAGGCGCGGGTCGAGGGGCTGCCGAGCGCCGACTGGGTTCTGATCGATTCGGGCGATGTCATCGTGCATGTTTTCCGACCCGAAGTGCGGGAGTTCTACAACATCGAAAAGATGTGGCAGGCGCCCGACCTCGAGGACGAAACGGTCCACTGA
- the rlmH gene encoding 23S rRNA (pseudouridine(1915)-N(3))-methyltransferase RlmH, producing the protein MKIHVHAVGRMKAGPEKELAERYLDRFAKAGLQLGFDFAGVAELMESRAASPAERQREEAERLNSQFPAGSAIILLDERGKNVSSQQFADRLAGFRDAGHKALALAIGGPDGHAAGLRDRADFVLSFGALTWPHQLVRIMLAEQLYRAVTILSGHPYHRA; encoded by the coding sequence ATGAAGATTCATGTCCACGCCGTGGGCCGCATGAAGGCTGGCCCCGAGAAGGAGCTTGCCGAGCGCTATCTCGACCGGTTCGCCAAAGCGGGTCTGCAGCTCGGCTTCGATTTCGCTGGCGTGGCGGAGCTGATGGAAAGCCGGGCGGCGTCGCCTGCGGAACGCCAGCGCGAGGAGGCGGAACGGCTGAATTCGCAGTTTCCCGCGGGTTCGGCGATCATACTCCTCGACGAGCGCGGCAAGAACGTCTCTTCGCAGCAGTTTGCCGATCGGCTGGCGGGCTTCCGGGACGCCGGTCACAAGGCGCTGGCCCTGGCCATCGGCGGCCCCGACGGACATGCCGCCGGCCTGCGCGACAGGGCGGACTTCGTCCTGTCCTTCGGCGCACTCACCTGGCCGCACCAGCTGGTGAGAATCATGCTGGCGGAACAGCTCTACCGGGCCGTCACGATTCTGTCCGGCCACCCCTATCACCGGGCCTGA
- a CDS encoding response regulator: MNLSARIAPHLPFLRRFSRAVSGSQTSGDALVAATLEAIIADTSVFPDASNERVALYKLYAKLFTSVALRIPHETPAALWERRAAANLSSLAPRQRQAFLLIAVEGFSDDEAAEILDADPDEFAQLLSQASVEISRQVATDVMIIEDEPLIAMDIEEMVESLGHRVVGTARTHKEATALFEKTNPKLVLADIQLADGSSGIDAVNEILATASVPVIFITAFPERLLTGERPEPAFLVTKPFNPDMVKALISQALFFDRQARAAAA, encoded by the coding sequence ATGAATTTGTCAGCACGAATTGCGCCGCATCTGCCGTTTCTGCGACGCTTCTCGCGAGCAGTATCGGGTTCCCAGACGAGCGGAGACGCACTGGTTGCAGCCACCCTTGAAGCAATCATTGCCGATACGTCGGTTTTTCCGGACGCATCCAATGAGCGGGTGGCGCTCTATAAGCTCTACGCCAAGCTCTTCACATCGGTGGCCCTGCGAATACCCCACGAGACGCCTGCGGCTCTGTGGGAGCGACGCGCCGCGGCGAACCTGTCCTCGCTCGCACCGCGCCAGCGCCAGGCTTTCCTGCTGATCGCCGTCGAAGGCTTTAGCGATGACGAGGCGGCCGAGATCCTGGACGCCGACCCCGACGAATTTGCGCAACTTCTGTCGCAGGCCAGCGTCGAAATTTCGCGCCAGGTCGCGACCGATGTCATGATCATCGAGGACGAACCCCTGATCGCGATGGACATCGAGGAGATGGTCGAGAGCCTGGGGCACCGGGTCGTGGGCACCGCGCGCACCCACAAGGAGGCGACGGCGCTGTTCGAGAAGACCAACCCGAAGCTCGTCTTGGCCGACATCCAGCTGGCCGACGGCAGCTCGGGGATCGATGCCGTCAACGAGATCCTGGCTACGGCCTCGGTGCCGGTGATCTTCATCACCGCGTTTCCTGAGCGCCTGCTCACCGGCGAGCGGCCGGAGCCGGCTTTCCTCGTCACCAAGCCGTTCAATCCCGACATGGTCAAGGCGTTGATCAGCCAGGCGCTGTTCTTCGACCGCCAGGCCCGTGCGGCAGCAGCTTGA
- a CDS encoding DUF1328 domain-containing protein, with product MLYWTLVFLVIAVIAGALGFGGIAGTSAGIAQILFFIFLAFLVISLIAGLFRRAS from the coding sequence ATGCTGTATTGGACCCTTGTTTTCTTGGTGATTGCGGTCATCGCCGGCGCACTTGGCTTCGGCGGTATTGCGGGGACCTCGGCCGGTATCGCCCAGATACTGTTCTTCATCTTCCTGGCCTTCCTGGTGATTTCTCTCATCGCCGGACTTTTCAGGCGGGCTTCGTAA
- a CDS encoding sensor histidine kinase, producing the protein MLYQDVAGNEMWSLNVPSPWSRNPFSGTEDSKLLGPEGRRQLADARTGVLTTGEQQAVELQLRTNDGVRCFVVWIDADRDEQNRTVGLVTTSVETTDQRRREQTLRALLREVSHRSKNLLAIILSIASQTSRYSETIDTFVARFRGRIQSLASSQDLVTLSNWRGADLQQLAKNQVGRYCTDPRQNIRMKGESPYLNPNATLYIGLALHELAVNSVSYGALAHLDGHIDIEVVLAHKGERSGLEIIWKERISPARPADEKRFGSVALERVVPAALDGSATLDLASGRVSYRLFVPEANYEIV; encoded by the coding sequence GTGCTTTACCAGGACGTCGCCGGCAACGAGATGTGGTCGCTCAACGTCCCCTCACCGTGGTCGCGAAATCCCTTCTCGGGGACCGAGGACAGCAAGCTGCTCGGGCCGGAAGGCCGTCGGCAGCTGGCTGACGCCCGAACGGGAGTCCTGACGACCGGCGAACAGCAGGCCGTCGAACTGCAACTGCGGACGAACGATGGAGTACGTTGCTTCGTTGTCTGGATCGACGCAGACCGTGACGAGCAGAACCGCACGGTCGGGCTGGTCACCACTTCGGTAGAAACCACCGACCAGAGGCGCCGCGAGCAGACCCTGCGGGCGCTGCTGCGCGAAGTGAGCCACCGGTCGAAGAACCTGCTTGCGATCATCCTCAGCATTGCCAGCCAGACAAGCCGCTATTCAGAGACGATCGACACCTTCGTGGCTCGCTTCCGCGGTCGAATTCAATCGCTCGCCTCGTCGCAGGATCTTGTGACGTTGTCGAACTGGCGGGGCGCCGACCTCCAGCAACTCGCCAAGAATCAGGTCGGTCGCTACTGCACGGATCCGCGGCAGAACATCCGGATGAAGGGCGAAAGCCCCTACCTCAACCCCAATGCGACGCTTTATATCGGCCTTGCCTTGCATGAGCTGGCCGTCAATTCCGTCAGCTACGGCGCCCTGGCGCATCTCGACGGCCATATCGACATCGAGGTCGTCCTCGCCCACAAGGGCGAACGCTCCGGCCTCGAGATCATCTGGAAGGAACGAATTTCGCCGGCCCGGCCGGCAGATGAAAAGCGCTTCGGAAGCGTGGCGCTCGAGCGCGTCGTCCCGGCTGCCCTTGACGGCAGCGCAACGCTCGACCTGGCGAGCGGCCGCGTTTCCTACCGGCTTTTCGTTCCGGAGGCCAACTACGAGATCGTGTAG
- a CDS encoding AI-2E family transporter, with the protein MSDRTAKKAPVVRLPLKSNAEVLLTRSAQVATVFLGIIGFVFALKAGEYILAPITLGIVVGLMLGPIAAALERRGVPCGLSALLVAVLFIAIVCAFAAVVAAPLSFWIDRLPQLWAQLQQQLSNLKGPLDALGGIRDELREVTGSAGLKVTVDEGVPVESFATLAPALLGQILLFFASLYFFVATRHETRAAILSLCFSRRLRWRVAHIFRDVESMVSRYLLSIALINLAEGASLALGLWLIGVPSAILWGAVAAIANFIVFIGPAFVTVLLFVIGLTQFDTVGGSLLPAAIYLVINTIEGQFVTPLVIGRTMTMNPFIVLLGLAFWIWAWGALGGFIAIPALLILYAVVRNILPGVDWLSLPAHRTIRARITGFRSVDDGSRRARSSAR; encoded by the coding sequence ATGTCCGACAGGACTGCTAAGAAGGCGCCGGTCGTCCGGCTTCCGCTGAAATCAAACGCCGAAGTTCTGCTGACGCGCTCAGCGCAGGTGGCGACCGTTTTCCTCGGCATCATAGGTTTCGTGTTCGCTCTCAAGGCGGGTGAATACATACTGGCCCCGATCACGCTCGGCATTGTCGTCGGTCTGATGCTGGGGCCGATCGCGGCCGCGTTGGAACGGAGGGGTGTCCCCTGCGGTCTCTCAGCCCTTCTCGTCGCGGTGCTGTTCATCGCGATCGTTTGCGCGTTTGCGGCGGTGGTGGCCGCGCCCTTGTCGTTCTGGATCGACCGCTTGCCCCAGCTCTGGGCGCAACTCCAGCAGCAACTGTCCAACCTGAAAGGGCCCCTGGACGCGCTGGGCGGCATCCGCGACGAACTGCGAGAGGTAACCGGGAGCGCCGGTCTCAAGGTCACCGTCGACGAGGGCGTGCCGGTGGAGAGCTTCGCCACGCTGGCGCCGGCGCTTCTGGGACAGATCCTGCTGTTCTTCGCCAGCCTGTACTTCTTCGTTGCGACACGCCATGAAACCCGCGCCGCGATCCTGTCGCTGTGCTTCAGCCGCCGGTTGCGCTGGCGTGTCGCGCACATCTTCAGGGACGTCGAGTCCATGGTATCGCGCTACTTGCTGTCGATCGCGCTGATCAATCTGGCGGAAGGTGCCAGCCTCGCGCTGGGGCTCTGGCTGATCGGCGTCCCCTCGGCGATCCTCTGGGGGGCGGTGGCAGCCATCGCGAACTTCATCGTTTTCATAGGCCCCGCCTTCGTGACGGTGCTTCTCTTCGTCATCGGTTTGACCCAATTCGACACGGTGGGCGGCAGCCTCCTGCCGGCCGCGATCTACCTCGTCATCAATACGATCGAGGGACAGTTCGTCACCCCCCTGGTGATCGGCCGGACGATGACGATGAATCCGTTCATCGTCCTTCTGGGGCTGGCTTTCTGGATCTGGGCGTGGGGCGCGTTGGGCGGCTTCATCGCCATCCCGGCGCTTCTCATCCTCTACGCTGTCGTCCGCAACATCCTGCCGGGCGTCGACTGGCTCTCACTACCTGCACACCGCACCATCAGGGCCCGCATAACGGGCTTCAGATCAGTGGACGACGGCTCTCGCCGAGCCCGCTCCAGCGCGCGATAG
- a CDS encoding Crp/Fnr family transcriptional regulator produces the protein MRDRRDRPRNVKQVPCEKCPLRPLPIFREFERSELDFVSTFKRGELFVERGATVLLEGSHSAHLYTVLSGWGFRYKLLPDGRRQILNYLVPGDLIGLQSSLLGVMEHSVEALSAMVLCVFERERLSELYENFPGLAFDVTWIASREEQMLDENLLSVGRRSAVERAAYVLAFLGARVRSLGPEAAGPITIPITQQHIADTLGLSLVHTNRTLKKLADRRLISWRDGACEVRDPDALAAIARWSGLGESRRPLI, from the coding sequence ATGAGAGACCGGCGCGACAGACCCAGGAACGTCAAGCAGGTGCCCTGCGAGAAGTGCCCGCTCCGTCCGTTGCCGATATTCAGGGAGTTCGAACGGTCCGAACTCGACTTCGTCAGCACCTTCAAACGGGGCGAGCTTTTCGTTGAGCGGGGCGCGACAGTGCTGCTGGAGGGAAGCCACAGCGCTCACCTCTACACGGTGCTCTCGGGCTGGGGCTTCCGCTACAAGCTTCTGCCCGACGGTCGCCGGCAGATCCTGAACTATCTGGTGCCGGGCGACCTGATCGGCCTCCAATCCAGCCTGCTGGGCGTCATGGAGCACTCGGTGGAGGCGCTTTCGGCCATGGTGCTGTGCGTGTTCGAACGGGAAAGGCTGAGCGAGCTCTACGAGAACTTTCCAGGCCTGGCGTTCGACGTCACCTGGATTGCATCGCGTGAAGAGCAGATGCTTGACGAAAACCTGCTGAGCGTCGGGCGCCGCAGCGCGGTCGAGCGCGCCGCATATGTGCTCGCTTTCCTCGGCGCGCGCGTCCGTTCGCTCGGCCCCGAAGCGGCGGGACCCATCACGATTCCGATCACCCAGCAGCACATTGCCGACACGCTCGGCCTGTCGCTTGTCCATACCAACCGGACGCTCAAGAAGCTTGCCGATCGCCGCCTCATTTCCTGGCGGGACGGGGCATGCGAAGTCAGGGATCCTGATGCCCTGGCGGCTATCGCGCGCTGGAGCGGGCTCGGCGAGAGCCGTCGTCCACTGATCTGA
- a CDS encoding S41 family peptidase, with amino-acid sequence MIRKLSLLFAGALMGATAMGLVYGAAGIPANAAGSETYRQLAIFGDIFERVRAQYVTPPDEKTLVENAINGMLTSLDPHSSYLNQEAAKDMRVQTKGEFGGLGIEVTMENELVKVITPIDDTPAAKAGVLAGDYISKIDGEEVRGLTLNDAVEKMRGLVNTPIKLEILREGADKPIELTIVRDIIKVKAVKYRVEEDIGYMKITSFTEKTYDDLQDAITKIKTEIPADKLKGYVLDLRLNPGGLLDQAVSVSDTFLDRGEIVSTRGRDPKDISRFDARSGDMIDGKPLIVLVNGGSASASEIVAGALQDHRRATVVGTQSFGKGSVQTIIPLPENGALRLTTALYYTPAGKSIQGKGITPDIKVDQPLPDELKGRDVSRGESDLKGHIKGVEESDDGSGSAAYVPPDPKDDLQLIHAEELLRGLKTDPAFPPNPEKAVFNQ; translated from the coding sequence ATGATACGTAAGTTGTCGCTTCTGTTTGCGGGCGCGCTCATGGGCGCCACGGCCATGGGTCTCGTCTATGGAGCGGCCGGCATTCCTGCGAATGCGGCGGGATCCGAGACGTATCGCCAGCTTGCCATCTTCGGCGACATATTCGAGCGCGTGCGCGCCCAGTATGTGACGCCGCCTGACGAGAAGACGCTGGTCGAAAACGCGATCAACGGCATGCTGACGTCGCTCGATCCGCATTCGTCCTACCTCAACCAGGAAGCCGCGAAGGATATGCGGGTCCAGACCAAGGGCGAGTTCGGCGGCCTCGGCATCGAGGTCACCATGGAAAACGAGCTGGTCAAGGTGATCACCCCGATCGACGACACGCCGGCCGCCAAGGCCGGGGTGCTGGCCGGCGACTACATCTCCAAGATCGACGGCGAGGAGGTTCGCGGCCTGACGCTGAACGACGCTGTCGAGAAGATGCGCGGTCTCGTCAACACGCCGATCAAGCTGGAGATCCTGCGCGAGGGCGCGGACAAGCCGATCGAGCTGACCATCGTGCGCGACATCATCAAGGTGAAGGCGGTGAAGTACCGGGTCGAGGAAGACATCGGATACATGAAGATCACCTCGTTCACCGAAAAGACCTATGACGACCTGCAGGACGCGATCACCAAGATCAAGACCGAGATTCCGGCGGACAAGCTGAAGGGCTATGTGCTCGACCTTCGCCTCAATCCGGGCGGGCTGCTCGATCAGGCGGTCAGCGTTTCGGACACCTTCCTCGATCGCGGCGAGATCGTTTCGACGCGTGGCCGCGATCCGAAGGACATTTCGCGCTTCGATGCCCGCTCGGGCGACATGATCGACGGCAAGCCGCTGATCGTGCTGGTCAACGGCGGCTCGGCGAGCGCCTCCGAAATTGTCGCGGGCGCGCTGCAGGACCATCGCCGGGCGACGGTCGTCGGCACGCAATCCTTCGGCAAGGGATCGGTGCAGACCATCATCCCGCTGCCGGAGAACGGCGCGCTGCGGCTCACCACGGCGCTCTATTACACGCCCGCGGGCAAATCGATCCAGGGCAAGGGCATCACGCCCGACATCAAGGTCGACCAGCCGCTGCCTGACGAGCTGAAGGGCCGCGACGTCAGCCGTGGCGAATCCGATCTCAAGGGTCACATCAAGGGCGTCGAAGAGAGCGATGACGGCTCCGGCTCGGCAGCCTACGTGCCGCCGGACCCGAAAGACGACCTGCAGTTGATCCACGCCGAGGAGCTGCTGCGGGGTCTGAAGACCGATCCGGCCTTCCCGCCGAATCCTGAGAAGGCGGTTTTCAACCAGTAA
- a CDS encoding RNA polymerase sigma factor, which produces MAVSPGFKADLIAAIPSLRAFAVSLSQNADKADDLVQETLVKAWDKHQSFQMGTNMKAWLFTILRNEFYSQMRKRGREVQDTDGAMTARLAVHPSQQGKLDLQDFRGALEQLPEDQREAIILIGASGFSYEEAAEICGCAVGTIKSRVSRARTRLQDILKVSGEAEYGPDAISAQVMGSSVVA; this is translated from the coding sequence ATGGCGGTGTCTCCCGGGTTTAAAGCGGATCTGATCGCCGCGATACCAAGCTTGCGCGCGTTCGCAGTCTCGCTCTCGCAGAATGCCGACAAGGCCGACGACCTCGTCCAGGAGACCCTGGTCAAGGCGTGGGACAAGCACCAGAGCTTTCAGATGGGCACGAACATGAAAGCCTGGCTCTTCACCATCCTGCGCAACGAATTCTACTCCCAGATGCGCAAGCGGGGCAGGGAGGTCCAGGACACTGATGGCGCGATGACGGCGAGGCTGGCGGTGCATCCCAGTCAGCAGGGCAAACTCGACCTGCAGGATTTCCGCGGGGCGCTGGAGCAACTCCCGGAAGATCAGCGCGAAGCGATCATCCTCATCGGCGCCTCGGGCTTCTCCTATGAGGAGGCGGCCGAGATTTGCGGATGCGCGGTCGGCACGATCAAGAGCAGGGTGAGCCGCGCGCGCACCCGGCTGCAGGATATCCTCAAGGTGTCAGGCGAGGCCGAGTACGGACCAGATGCGATATCTGCCCAGGTGATGGGGTCGTCAGTTGTTGCCTGA
- a CDS encoding response regulator: MSHLRLAGARLLVLEDEFLIAMDVEQLCRDHGATDVVICKNLIEALDGGANYDAAIIDVMLGGESTLSFADSLRQNGVPFIFASGYTDRDDIAAAFPDIAIVGKPYSGQDLIDALTAAIGLSSGNN; this comes from the coding sequence TTGTCCCATCTTCGCTTGGCGGGTGCGCGCCTGCTGGTTCTGGAAGACGAGTTCTTGATTGCGATGGATGTGGAACAGCTTTGCCGCGACCACGGCGCAACCGATGTCGTCATCTGTAAAAATCTGATCGAGGCGCTCGACGGCGGCGCCAACTACGACGCCGCGATCATCGATGTGATGCTGGGTGGGGAGAGCACGCTGTCCTTCGCGGACAGCCTCCGTCAGAACGGCGTCCCCTTCATCTTCGCCTCCGGCTATACCGACAGAGACGACATAGCGGCCGCATTCCCCGACATTGCCATTGTCGGAAAGCCCTACAGCGGACAGGACCTCATTGATGCGCTCACCGCCGCCATAGGGCTGAGCTCAGGCAACAACTGA